A stretch of Limanda limanda chromosome 7, fLimLim1.1, whole genome shotgun sequence DNA encodes these proteins:
- the wu:fa11c10 gene encoding protein FAM110A, with protein MPVETLRPSDGRLAGVPFTSAMPFRILNKGPDYFRRQAEPGARKLSAVERLEADKAKYVKSQQVALTRQAPIKPPIIRKPLVPPGMMFQCQISTPPARKFPRCPVDVENRGGREGPGGRRGPALNLDILNNLINDVCDGPLPSSQSSSSTSPSSSSPSSGAKSIGSSLSAEQERSNRLLNNLKPVNNANTNSSSNSSCTSSPLSNNLRAPPAELTRRPPPVPARAPRVGLPVPYSSPNSVTVRRVDVRPQAVIRKPLRAMLQIRPRQTPQGQVAHPQVPPPPPPTHNQPQPQSQQSTPSQTLPSPPAYLPPSPMLVRAGMIPPASPAFTRISNASSKGSARKHPSLHRSKSDLSDRYSRATADLERFFNYCGLDPEEVEVMGGVERFTRANSDIISISKLRSVSTPSSECGEEAERVREDEGEEDGAARANERVPYGISVIERNARVIKWLYGIRQARDTNNAVSNV; from the coding sequence ATGCCAGTTGAAACGCTGCGGCCTTCAGACGGCCGCTTAGCCGGAGTTCCCTTCACCTCCGCCATGCCCTTCAGGATACTTAACAAGGGCCCGGATTACTTCCGTCGCCAGGCTGAGCCCGGGGCCCGTAAACTGAGTGCGGTGGAGCGCCTGGAGGCCGACAAGGCAAAGTACGTCAAGAGTCAGCAGGTGGCCCTCACACGTCAGGCTCCTATTAAACCACCAATCATCCGCAAGCCCCTGGTCCCTCCGGGGATGATGTTCCAGTGTCAGATCAGCACTCCTCCAGCCCGCAAGTTCCCCCGCTGCCCAGTGGATGtggaaaacagaggaggaagagagggaccaggagggaggagaggacctGCTCTTAACTTGGATATTCTGAATAATCTAATCAATGATGTATGTGACGGACCATTGCCCAGTTCCCagtcctcttcctctacctccccctcctcatcatctccttcatcagGAGCTAAGAGCATCGGCAGCAGCCTGTCAGCAGAACAGGAGAGGAGCAACAGGCTCCTGAACAACCTGAAACCTGTGAACAACGCCAACACCAACTCTTCATCCaactcctcctgcacctcctcaccACTCAGTAACAACCTCCGTGCCCCTCCAGCAGAACTCACCCGACGTCCACCCCCGGTTCCAGCACGAGCGCCACGCGTCGGGCTCCCTGTGCCCTACAGCTCCCCGAACTCAGTGACAGTCCGCAGGGTGGACGTCCGGCCTCAGGCAGTGATAAGGAAGCCCCTGAGGGCCATGCTGCAGATCAGGCCCAGACAGACTCCACAAGGTCAAGTTGCGCACCCCCAAGTTCCACCCCCGCCTCCACCTACTCACAACCAACCCCAACCTCAATCTCAGCAGAGCACCCCCTCACAAACTCTGCCCTCCCCTCCCGCCTATCTGCCACCCAGTCCCATGCTGGTTAGAGCGGGCATGATCCCGCCAGCCTCGCCCGCTTTCACCCGTATATCAAACGCCAGCTCCAAGGGGTCGGCCCGCAAGCACCCGTCCTTGCACCGCTCCAAATCGGACCTGAGCGACCGTTATTCCCGTGCCACAGCCGACCTCGAGCGATTCTTCAACTACTGCGGGCTGGACCcggaagaggtggaggtgatgggCGGAGTGGAGCGCTTCACAAGAGCCAACTCGGACATTATTTCCATCTCCAAGCTCCGCAGCGTCAGCACGCCCAGCTCGGAGTGCGGAGAGGAGGCCGAGCGGGTGAGGGAGGACGAGGGCGAGGAGGACGGGGCCGCCAGGGCCAATGAACGGGTCCCGTACGGCATCTCCGTCATTGAGAGGAACGCGCGAGTCATCAAGTGGCTATATGGCATCCGTCAGGCCCGAGACACTAACAACGCTGTTTCCAACGTATAG